GGCGGCGCGCACTGTGGTGTTGGCCGCCGGTTGCGTCATGGGCTGCCGCTCGGTTAAGGTTTTGGCCTGAACCATTTCCGGGCTGGAGGAAATTTCGCCATGGATGCGGCTTCCAAGGCGCTTGCCGAGGCGTCGCCTCGAACCTTCGAGGCGTTTTTCCCACACTATCTCGCCATGCACAGCCATCCCATGACGCGCATGTTCCACTTCATCGGGACGGTGTTGCAGGTGCCTATCCTGTTGGCCTGTGCCCTGACCGGCTGGTGGTGGGGGCTGCTGGCCATTCCGGTGGTGTCCTATGGTCTGGCCTGGTTTTCGCATTTCGTCTTTGAGCGAAACCGGCCGGCGACATGGACCAATCCGTGGTACTCCCTGCTTGGCGACTACAAAATGGTGGGGATGATGCTGCGGGGGCAGTTGTGGCGCTGACGCGCGTCATGGGCGAACCTGTTGCCGGGGTGCCGGCCGGACGCCGGTGATGCTCCCTTCCGGCTGAAGCGACGGGTGCACCATGGTGACTTCCGTTTGGGGAACGGCGCTGTTGCATCTGCTGATTGCCACCGGTCATGGCTTTCTTGGGGCGTGGCTGGCCGTACGGATGGTGTTTCGTCCCCGCCGGGCCTGGCGGCTGTTTGGCTGGCGGATACCGTTCACGCCCGGCATGATCCCGGCGGAACGCGCGGCCTTCCTCAAACGCTTTGCCAGTGTCATTGCCGAGCGCGTGCTGACGGTCGAAACCATTGCCGATGAAATCGTGGCGCTGGGGGTCGAGGGGGAAGTCGGCGCGGCATCCCTCCGGCACTATGCGGAACAGACTTCCAGCGAGGACTTCCTGCGTCATCTGGCCCAGCGCATCGTTGAGTTGCTGGCCGATGAACGCAATGCCGCCGGCATCGGACGCCGCCTGACGGATGGTTTTGCCAACGTCGTCATCGAGGAAGTCGGCCACACGTATGGCCTGGTCGGGCGTCTGATTGCCCACCGGCTCGTCGAACTGGGGATGCTCAAGCGCATCCTCACCCTGGCGCTCGAAGACATCGCGGTGCTGCTGAGTCAGAACGAGCCGGCGCGGACAACCATGGTGGAAACCATCACCACCGTGGGCGGCCATCTGTTTGCATCGGAGGCGGCCAACCTGCGCGTGACGGCTTCCGAAGTCACGCCAATCACTGAGTTTGTGCAGTCGCTCGGCCGCCGCCTCGACATCGAAACCCTGTTGCGGACCCAACTCGAACGCCTGACTGACCAGATGATCGAGGAACTCATCTACCGCGCGGCCGGCCGGGAGTTACGGATGATTGTCCGCTTTGGGGCGCTGGTCGGACTGGGGGTGGGGATTCTCCAGGCCGGGCTCTTTCTGCTGACGGAATCCTGAAAACGATACGGCCGGCGATGCAGGTTACTCCGGGGATGTGGAAGCGTCTGCGCTTTGGGAAGTCGCCGTCGGCCGGGTGCTGAGCCGTTCCTGAATGAACGCCAGCATCTTCTGGAGCACTTCCTCCGGCGAAAGCGACGATGTATCGAGCCAGATGGCATCGTCGGCGCGGCGCAGCGGGGCAATGGCCCGGTTGTAATCCCGGCGGTCACGTTCGAGCACATCCAGGCGGGTCTGTTCGCGGGTGCAGTCCACACCGCGCGCGCGCTGCTCGGCGTAGCGCCGTTCGGTGCGCGTTTCCACGCTGGCATCGAGAAAAAATTTCACGTCGGCATCGGGAAACACGTGGGTGCCGATGTCACGTCCGTCCATGACGACCGTCCCTTCAGCTCCCATGCGCCGCTGCTGGGCAACAAGCGCCGACCGGACGCCGGCGATGGCCGACACAATCGAGGCATAGCGGCTGACGACGGGCAGCCGGATGTCCTCCGAGACATCCTCGTTGTCGGCAAAAACCTGCAGGTGAAACGGATCGCCGGCCAGCGTAATCGCCGTGGTGCGGGCAATTTCGGACAACCGGTCTTCCTGTTCGGGGTTCAGGGGTTCGGGTGGGTCGCCGGGATGAATCACCCCCAGCCGGAAGCCCTTGAGGGCAACGGTGCGGTACATGGCACCGGTGTCAATGTAGAGCGCACCAAGCTGCGCCGCCAGAAGCTTCCCGATGGTGCTTTTGCCGGCGCCGGCCGGACCATCAATGGCAATGACGATGTGTTGGGCGGGTGGTACGACTTCCTTCATACGTGCCAGGGCCGATGTGCGCTGCCGCGCCGGTGACGCGGGCGGGTCTGGAGAGGCACCCTTCAGAACACGGCTTCTCCGGCCAGATCGGCAATGACCAGGGGATAGACGACCTCCAGAAACTGCTGGACGATATAGCCGGAGGCGCCCCAGATTGGGTCACGGTCGGCATGGTGGAAAAAATACACGTTTCGGAGGCGATGATTGACGATGAACTGCCGCACTTCACGGGCTTCCGTCCGCGCAATGACGGGCAGTGGAACTTCGATGAGGGATTCGGTTTCGCGGTCATCGAGGTGGAACTCGATGGGATAGGGAATGACGCCCACCACCGGAGTAATCCGAAAGCCGGTGTGGGTGGCAAAGGTTTCAAGCAGTCCAATAACCAACACCTGTTCTGCCGGCAGACCGATTTCTTCCTGGGCCTCGCGCAGCGCCGTCATCACCGGGGAGGTGTCCTGGGGGTCGCGCCGTCCGCCCGGAAAAGCCACTTCCCCACGGTGGCGGCGCAGGTGGGAGGCCCGCTTGGTCAACAGCAGGTGGGGGATGCCCTGCTTGAAAAACAATGGAACCAGCACCGCCGCCTGCACGTCATCACCGCCGGTTGGGTGGTAGCCGGCATCCCACGGTTGCAGCACTTGCGCCGCCTGCCGCGTAAACTCGATGCTGACCGTGTAACGTTGTAAGTCAGCCCCACCCTGGCTGCTGACGGACCAACCTGATTGGAGATGGATACCCATGCGGATGTTATACGTACTCGTGCTGCTTGGCCTTTGGTTCACCACAGCGGAGGGACAAACTCCGCGTCGCCGTGCCCTGCCGCCGTCCCCGGTTCCTGCGACGGCCACCCTTCCTGACCGGATGCCAGCCGAGCCGTCGGCCGGGGTGTCGGGCGCCTCAGACACCGAGCCACCCGATCCCATCGTGCGAGAACTCCAGGCCCTGGTCAAGGCAGTCGTGGCGCTCAGGGCGCAAACCAGGGTTCAGGCCGCCAATGTCCTGTTGGATACCCTGCTCAAACGCCAGACCACGCTCGAAGGCCAGATCGAAGCCATCCAGTCCGAATACGACCGGCTACGCACGGAGCGGGCGGCCAACCTCGCCCGGCTGCAGGACCTGGCGGCGGAAGTGTCGCGCATGGCCTATGTGTCCCAGGCGGATGCCGAAGCGCGGGTGCGGGCCGATGTGGCCAGTCGGGATGCCGCCTTTCAGACGCGCCTGACGAGTCTGGAGACCCGTTTCAACGAAAAGCGCGCCGAACTCGTGCAGGTCAATGCCGAAATCGAGCTGCTCAAGGGCCGCCTCCGGGGCTTCATTGACGAGCCGGCCGAGCCTGGCCAGCCCTGATGCTGCAACCGGTTTTCCGGCAGGAACCTGCCGGAAGGGATAGCCACCTGCCAGGTGGCTTCGATAAAGTCTGTGGCGTCAAAAAAACCTCTGTGCTGGCATTGCCGGTATATCCACCGAATGCGCCACTACCCTACTCAGGAGTCATGCAGCCTATGCCTTTCGACCTGCCAGAACTACCCTACGCCAAGGATGCCCTTGCACCGCATATTTCGGCGACGACGTTCGAGTTCCACCACGGCAAACACCACAAGGCCTATGTGGACAATATGAACAAACTCATTGAAGGCACACCCCATGCCGACAAATCACTGGAAGAGATCATCCAGGCTGCCCATACGGACGGCAACGCGGCCTTGTTCAACAATGCCGCCCAAGTCTGGAACCACACCTTTTTCTGGAATTCGATGAAGCCAAACGGCGGCGGCGCGCCGACGGGCGAGCTGGCCGACCGCATCAACCATGCTTTCGGGGGCCTCGATCAGTTCAAGGACGCCTTCAAGCAGGCCGGTGTGACGCAGTTTGGCAGTGGCTGGGCCTGGCTCGTTCTTGACCATGGCGACCTGAAAATCATCAAAACCGCTAACGCCGACCTGCCGCTCGTCCACGGGCAGACGGCGCTGCTGACCTGCGATGTCTGGGAACATGCCTACTATCTCGACTTTCAGAACCGCCGCCCGGATTTCCTCCAGGCGTATCTGGATTACCTGATCAACTGGGATTTTGCCGCTGCCAATCTGGCTCAGGCGGCCTGACGCCAGCCAGACTTTCGCCTCGTCCGTGTCAAAGGGCTGCCGGGAGACTCTCTCCCGGCAGCCCTTGATGGTTTCCCGGCTGTGTGTCTGGAAAGCGGCAGGTTAGTCGAGCACTTTCACATCGGTCTGGAAGCGCCGGTAGTTGGTGTAACGAATCTCCAGCCGGATATGGATGGACTGGTTTGGAAACTCCAGCGTGTCGTCGGCATAGACGTAGGTTGGAAACCAGAACCTGCCATCGATGTTTTCGCGGTAGCTCTCGAAGCGGGGGAACTTGTTGTTTCGGTCTTCGGGCAGCGTCCGCCCGGCTGTTTTGACCACCATGAGGTCCTGGGTGTCCACCCAGACGCGGCCGGTGAAAAACCGCTTCCCGCCCTGCTCGAATTTGGGAACGCGCTTGGGGCGTACGTCAAAAACATAGGTGTCGAGTTCGTCCAGCCGTTCACGTGTCACGTACTCGATGTGATAGAGCGGGGCATTTTCCCTGGTGATTGCAAAGGGCTTCGTTGTTCCGAAGTCTTCCAGGTCAGCCGGGGTGATTTGCAGTCCCTGCAGGGTCGAAGGTGGAAAGCGTTTGACCTCTTCGCGGCGCTGTCCGCTCTCGGTGAAGGAAACTTCGGAAAGCCGGTAAAACTCGCCCGTTGGGCGGTCGTCAAACCCAAGGGTTTGCATGCGCACTTCCTGGCGATAAATGTAGTTGGCGAACTCCCGCATCAGCAGGGATTCGTTTTCGGTGAAGCGTTCGATGACCTGGGCGATGTCGAGGGGGCTGCCCCGGCGTACGTTGGGAGGCGTGCTGCGACCGGCATTGGGGGAGGGGAACTCCTGCTCCGCTGAACCGGTCGGCGGCTGGGTCACGGTGCGTGGGCGGCCGCCGCTTTGTGCCGGGGTTGTGACAATCCCCAAACTGCCCCACCCAAGCAGGGCACCTGCCAGAAGTGTCGTGCATGGTTTGGAAAGCGTCCGATGAACACGGTGGGCTGTCATGTCTGTATCCTTTCAGAATCCTTATCATCAAAAGCGGTTGACACCGGCAAACGCCTGCCGACACCAGCCTGGGGCGGCGGGACTGGTGTCACGCCATAGCGACGACGCGCTGCGCCTTTTGGAGGCACGGCGGGCAGAGGTCGTTTCCTGGGTTCCGGGCGTGTATGCTGCTGATGATACGCCAACCCTGTGGATGCCGGTGCAGAACCGCGTCCGGGCCGTGTGCGCTGCGCCACCTGACCTGCCATGAAAAATCTTATTCTTTCGGCTATCCCGTTCTTTCTGCTGACCATCATCCTGGAAGCTGTCTGGGACAAAATCAAGGGAACGGGCTTCGTCACCTGGAAAGACAGCCTGACCAACATCGCAATTGGCACTGGAAGCCTGCTGGGAAAATTCATTCCCACCGCGGCAATTTACTGGTTCTGCTGGTACATTTCACCGTTCAGAATCGAACCCGCCTGGTGGTCATGGGCCGTGGTGCTGCTGCTCGATGACTTCTTCTACTACTGGTTTCATCGCATTAGTCACGAGAGCCGGTTCTTCTGGAACATGCACGTCGTCCACCACTCAAGCGATCACTACAACCTGAGTGTGGCCGTCCGCCAGAGCTGGTTTGGTGGCTTGGTGGCGTGGGTTTTTTACGTACCCATCGCCTTGCTCGGCTTTCCGCCGGAGATGGTGCTGACGGCGCATGCCATCAACCTGCTGTACCAGTATTGGATTCACACGCAATTCGTCGGGCGTCTGGGCTGGCTCGAATGGATTTTCAACTGTCCGACGCACCATCGCGTTCATCACGGCGTCAACGAGCCTTACCTGGACAGGAACTACGGTGGGATTCTCATCATCTGGGACCGGCTCTTTGGCACTTTTGCCGAGGAAACCGAGCCGGTACGCTATGGCATCATCAAGCCCCTGCGCAGCTACAACCCGCTGTGGGCCAACCTTCACGCATGGAAGGAAATGTTTGATGCGATGCGGACCCGCCCGACCTGGCGTGAGAAATGGCAGTGTGTCTGGGGCGCGCCGGCGATGAACCCACCCCAACCCCGGACCCCGGACTGGCAGCCGGAGACAAGGGCGACTGCACAGGTCTGACTTGCATCGCCACGGCAGGTTGGGGCAAGGTGTCGGGGCGCTGCCTGTCACGCTGTGCCATTGTATTTTCGTCCCTTCTGATGGTGCGGCGCACCCTGGAAGGTATCCCCGTGCGGGATGCCACCCCTGCGAGGTGGCAACGATGGCCTGCTTTCAAGACCCACAGAAACGCTTTTCGCCGGTTGAGGTGGTGGAACGCCTGCTCATTCTGTACCACTGCGGCGACACACCGCCGTCCCTTTACCTGGCCTCGGACTTCGATCTGGCGCTGTATCTCGACGGTCTGGGCTTTGATGCCTACAGCCGCGAGCGTCTCGTCGGGCAGCACCGGGCGATAGACTTCAATCGCTTTTCGATGAACGTCCTGCCGAGTGGTGATCGGGGACACAGCCACCTGACGGCGCACTGAATGGCCTCCCGTCCCTGGTCCTGAAACTGACCCGTGGGTGGTGTCCTCCATAACGCCTTTGCCCTCAATCAGGGACTCGTGTCAGAGAGATGCCAGGCTTCTGCCTGGGACGGGTTGAATGGCAGGGCTATGGTTTGGGTCTTGACAAAATAATCTCAACCCGGGTTCTGGAGTATTCGTCACTGGAAACCCGGACCTTGCACGATACCTTCCCTTTCTCGGCTGTTATGACTGTGCCGAGATTGTCCTTTTCAATGCTATAGGAGTATCCTCTCTGGTCGAATTGCTCCTTGTAATAAAGAACTGCTTCTTTAGGGCTGTCAGACGTTGCAAGCTCGAGAAAAGTCTCGCCTTTTTCTGTACCGGTAATCGTTGTCATGCAGTTGGGACAAAGAATCCATTCTTCGGCAAGAACGTCGGATATTGACTCTTCCCGAAGATGACCCGGAAGAAATATCCTGTATCCGTGTTTGTTTACCAATACCAGGGAAGGAACCAGCCCTGTTGCCAGAACACAGGCGAGGGTTATAAAGTAAGTCTTCCAGAATCTTTCTTCTCTATTGAGTTGAGGATTTCCGTGATACATAACTGTTTTCTCCGGTAGTGAAACTTAGGTAGATTAAGACGCTTTTTCGTAGACATTTGACCCTAGAATTATGTCATACACCTGTCTTCGTTCTGAATCAAAACGTAACCAGACGGACGCCAGTCCAAGAAGGCAGCAAACTCTTTTTAGAATACCTGCGTTGCAAAGGAAAAATCGCAGGCCCTCACGAAGTGCAGACTTTCCATAGCTCAGAAAAGCTTTGCTTTCCCTGTCGAGAACAACGGTCCCTACCAGGCGCTTGCCGACTGTGCCACCGTAAGCACTCGTCAAATAAACATTCAATCCAAAGTTGACGATTGTGCCGAGAGTCATGAGGATGTAGGGGGTTGCTGTGACAGCTTCCTCTGGTGCAATGCCCTCAAGGGTTGCTGCGCTTTCCTGTAAATACAGCAGCAAAAGGCCCGGTGCGGCAAAAAGGCTGTAAGAAAGATTATCTAAAAAGAATCCCATTCCTCTCTGGAAAAGTGTAGGAAGGGTGTACTGATTTGCTTGTTGGTAGGCATAAGGTTGGTGAAAGGATGGAGATAGAGATGTCTCCTGTTGCGATGGAGGCTTTTTTCTTTGTTCTTCAAAAGCCTCCCGGAGCATTGGTACTTCTCTGGCTATTCTCCAGCCCAGTCCCTGACGGAAAATCATGTCTTCGGGTAAGACCCTACCTTCAATAACCCACTGCTTCAGCTCATCAATGTTTGTTTCGTATTCATATCCCTGAATTTTGACCAGCCACTTGCTCATATTTTCCCCTCCGCATGTTTTATATCCCACAGACGCAGCGATTTGACTTCTTGACAGGCAATACGGAGGGCGCGTTACTGCGATGTGAAATCCGCTTGTAGCGATTGTGAAAGCGGAGCGGCAGTGCCAACTAACCGTGGGCAGGGGAATCCCAGGGGCCACAGGCTGAACCACGGAGTGCGCCGCAAGTCTTATGCAGAGAAGGCAGATTGGCTTGTAATAGCAGACAGTGAAAGAAGGACGGGCCTACGTCCGCTGACGCGCAAGCATGGCGGCAGGCGCGGTGGTGTCGCCATCAGACAGCTCGCGGTCAAGGGCTTCGAGGCACTGGCGGGCGGCCGCCCGGTGCTGCGGTTTGCCCTGGGTGGTGTAGCGCACGAGGCTGTCGTACAGCGCATCGAGCTGGTCATCCGAAACCTGGTCCTCTGAAGCCACTGACAGGCTCGCCGCCATCAGGTCGGCAATGCGCCGCTGTTCTTCGGAAGGGAAATGGCTGAGACATTCCAGAAAGCCATCGAGGTCAGAGGTGATGAGGTCGGCGTAGAACATCCCCAACAGTTCCGCCGATTCCCCGACGCACCGCCGCGCGGCCCCCAACAGGGGCTGCCGCAGCGTCGTGTCGCCGCGATGGCAGAGCGAAATGACGTACTCAATCGCATCGTCGTCTTCGGTCGGATCGGCCAACCGTGCCTCAAACGCCTGCAACACCAGCGCACGGTTGTGCGCGTAGTCCTCATCCAGCGCCGCCAGCAGGTAGGCGACAGCTACCGCCCGCCTGCCGGTGGCGCGCTGTTGTTCCGCCAGAAGCGCCTGCCGAACCGCTGCCCGGTCGTAGTATTCCAGTTCCTCTGCATCCGCGTAGTCATCCGCCAGAAGTTCACTCAGCAACGGGTCGGTGACGGCTTCCTTGGCGGCAACGGTGTCAGGTGTCAGGTGTGGTGCCTGTGGAAACCTTGTGTGCGACCGCGACACGAGCCAGACCGATACGCCGGCAGCGAGCGCGAGGCTGCCGAGCAAGGCGCCAACCGTGAGACGTTTAGGCAAGTCACGCATAACCGATTTGGGACGGAAAAACGCAGACGGCGGAATCAAACTCCAGATGTGGACGGCGACACGAGCATTGCCTGGGAAAGCCGCTGCGCTGTGGCTGCATCCACCAAGTGCGCCACCAGTTCAAGGGCAAACTCAAAGGCCGTGCCGGGACTGCGACTCGTCACCGTCCGGCCGTCCACGACGACCCGCTGCTCAACATACTCGCCGCCGGCCGCCTGCAACGGTTCGCGTACGCTGGGATGCGACGTGAAACGCTTGCCGCGCAGGACACCAAAGGCCGCCAATGCCAGCGGTGCCGCACAAATGGCCGCTACCCAGCCATCCTGCTCCGCCGTGCGCTGGACAAGCCGCGCCACCCGCGCATCATCCCGCAGGTTGGTCGCGCCCGGCAATCCGCCGGGAAGCACGACAGCGTCGAAGTGGTCTTCGGCCACGGCATCCAGGGTCGTCTCGGCCACCAGAGGAATGTCATGCGAGCCGGTGACGGTCGGATGGTCCGTCAGGGAAGCCGTCACCACGGTGATCCCGGCCCGGCGCAGGACATCCACGACGATGACCGCTTCCATTTCCTCAAAGCCTACCGCGAGGGGAACCAGAACTTTCGGCATACGCTGCGAGCTTGGGCGTGAGTGTTGAGGTCGTGAATGATTCTCAGGCGTTGTTGGAGAGCGTTATGCTGGCTGCAAAGCCTGCCCATCGTCAAGCCGTTTTCAGTAAATCGCTGCGCCGTATGAAACCACCACAGTCAAACTCTTCATCTGCCAACGCGGACAATCATGATCTGGCGGCCCAGCGCCGCCGGATGCAGACAGTCATCCGGCGTTTGCGCCGCGCCTATCCCGATGCCCACTGCTCGCTCAACTACCGCACGCCGCTGGAACTGCTCGTTGCCACGATTCTTTCTGCGCAGTGCACCGATGAGCGGGTCAACCTCGTGACCAGGGAACTGTTCCAGAAATACCGTACGGCGGCTGACTATGCCCGGGCCGACCTGGAAACCCTGCAGGAAGACATTCGCTCAACCGGCTTTTACCGTAACAAAGCCAAGGCATTGCAGGGCATGGGGCAGCGGCTCGTCGCGCACTTCGGCGGGGAAGTGCCGCGTACCATGGAAGACCTGCTGACGCTGCCCGGTGTGGCCCGCAAGACGGCGAATGTCGTTTTGGGCAATGCCTTCGGGCAGGCGCCGGGCGTGGTGGTGGATACGCATGTCACCCGCCTGGCAAAGCGCCTGGGGTTTTCCGCCGCGCCGACGCCCGAAAAAATTGAGCGCGATCTGATGGCCATTGTGCCGCGCCAGCACTACGTCATGCTGCCGCACTGGTTCATCTTTCACGGGCGCGCCGTCTGCCGCGCGCGGAATCCGCAGTGTCAGTCCTGTATCCTGGCCGATCTTTGTCCCTCAGCCGGACAGGTCTGAACTGTTCGGCCCTTATCGCTGCTCCCGTTGCCGCTGCCGCCAGTACACGAGTCCGCCGCCAAGGATGAGCAGCAGCGCCTCGCCGGGGATGATGACCGGCTGCTCCTGAACGATGACATTGGCCGGCGGGCGAATCGTAGCTTGCGTCGTGGCCGGAACGATGACCGGGTTGGTCTGAAACACCCGCTGGTCGCGCTCGGTGTGAAAATACGTCGTCAGGAAAGTGTCTTCCGCCGGCTGAAATTCCGGTTGGGTGGGCGCGAGGACCCGCTTGGCCCAGTCGGCTGCCGGAACACGGTCGGCAAAGGGGACGGCCGCCGGCTCAAACAGCAGCGTGCCGTCGGCGCGGACTTCCGTCCGCTCTCTGGTCACGATGAACACCTTGAAATTGCGATATTTCGGGGCGTCTTCGAGCGCCGGCAAGGGCGGCGGGCAGATGAGCGGGACAACCGGCTGCTCGGTCGTAAAGGACACGACGAAGGGTTGAATCGAGGCCTGCTCGTCATATCCAAGGGAGATGTCCGGGACATCCGTCCGGGCCGTAACGACGACCCACGTGGCTTTCTGGTCGAGGTGCGGCCTGGCCCAGTTCAGAAAGGTCTCCGACAGCGGAAGCGGTTTTTCCGGCGTGGGCGGTTTGGTCGGATCGAAGGGAAGTTCCTCGGGGTTGCGCGCCACGGCCTTCTGGAGCGCTTTGGTCAGCTCTTCTTTCGTGGCGCGGGGCAGGGTCTCAATCCCGGCTTCGACGACACGCCGCGCCACCACGACCTGCCCCGGTTGCGGTTTGGGCAGTTCGCCGGGTTTGATGACGGGTTTGGGTTTGAACCACTCCCACAGCCAGAAAGCCAGCTTCCAGCGCCGGCGCGTCTCGATGACGGTCGGGGCCAGATATTCACTCAGGCGGAGAAAAATCTGTGGCCCGGCCGCCGCCAACTGAACCTCACCCGGAAATGGCATTGCCCAGGCAAAGGCTTCTCCGCGAAAGCGGATCGCCGGCTCGAACACGACCGTTTCGCGCTTGGCGGCCGCATCGTAGTAGATGAGCAGCCGGTCTTCCGCATAATTGAACGGTGCGTTGTCGCGGGTCACGATGCCGGCCGCCGCTACGGGCCCGGAAGCGATGCTGGCCCCAAGCCAGAGGCATCCCAACCCGATGGCGACACCGGCTACAGCCCGCCAAATAGGCAAACGAGTGTTCATGATTTCGTTCCAACCGGAGACGAACGCGCAATCCGGTAAAGACCAATGCCCAGCAGCAGGAACACGGTGATGGCCCAGGCATCGGCGAAGGCACCGTGTTCAAGCGCCGGGAAGTGTTCCGCTACGTTGAGCGTGGTCAGAAATCCGCTGGCGACAACCGTCAGGGCGGCCAGCAGCAGACCCCCAATCGAACCACCGGCAATCAGTCCCGAACTCAGCAGGACGCCACTCCCGGCTTCGGCTTCGGCCTCGGAAGCCGCGCCGCCCGTCTGACGGTCAACCAGCCAGCGGATGAAGCCGCCGACGAAAATTGCCGCCGAGGTCGAAAACGGCAGGTACAGCCCGACCGCAAACGGCAATGCCGCCACACCGCACAACTCCATGGTGATGGAGATGAACACGCCCAGCAGCACCAGCCCCCACGGAAGTTTCTGGGTCAGGATGCCGTCAATGATGAGCTTCATGAGGCTGGCTTTGGGGGCTGAGTAGGGCAGGTCGCGCCGGTCGAGCCGGTAGTGGGCCTGCCCCTGATCGTCCACGAGATATTCCACGGTGACTTCCGGCGATGTGGCCACCTGCACGACACGGTAGGTCTGGTCATC
This window of the Chloracidobacterium sp. N genome carries:
- a CDS encoding DUF962 domain-containing protein — translated: MDAASKALAEASPRTFEAFFPHYLAMHSHPMTRMFHFIGTVLQVPILLACALTGWWWGLLAIPVVSYGLAWFSHFVFERNRPATWTNPWYSLLGDYKMVGMMLRGQLWR
- a CDS encoding DUF445 domain-containing protein — protein: MVTSVWGTALLHLLIATGHGFLGAWLAVRMVFRPRRAWRLFGWRIPFTPGMIPAERAAFLKRFASVIAERVLTVETIADEIVALGVEGEVGAASLRHYAEQTSSEDFLRHLAQRIVELLADERNAAGIGRRLTDGFANVVIEEVGHTYGLVGRLIAHRLVELGMLKRILTLALEDIAVLLSQNEPARTTMVETITTVGGHLFASEAANLRVTASEVTPITEFVQSLGRRLDIETLLRTQLERLTDQMIEELIYRAAGRELRMIVRFGALVGLGVGILQAGLFLLTES
- the cmk gene encoding (d)CMP kinase; amino-acid sequence: MKEVVPPAQHIVIAIDGPAGAGKSTIGKLLAAQLGALYIDTGAMYRTVALKGFRLGVIHPGDPPEPLNPEQEDRLSEIARTTAITLAGDPFHLQVFADNEDVSEDIRLPVVSRYASIVSAIAGVRSALVAQQRRMGAEGTVVMDGRDIGTHVFPDADVKFFLDASVETRTERRYAEQRARGVDCTREQTRLDVLERDRRDYNRAIAPLRRADDAIWLDTSSLSPEEVLQKMLAFIQERLSTRPTATSQSADASTSPE
- a CDS encoding CoA pyrophosphatase encodes the protein MGIHLQSGWSVSSQGGADLQRYTVSIEFTRQAAQVLQPWDAGYHPTGGDDVQAAVLVPLFFKQGIPHLLLTKRASHLRRHRGEVAFPGGRRDPQDTSPVMTALREAQEEIGLPAEQVLVIGLLETFATHTGFRITPVVGVIPYPIEFHLDDRETESLIEVPLPVIARTEAREVRQFIVNHRLRNVYFFHHADRDPIWGASGYIVQQFLEVVYPLVIADLAGEAVF
- a CDS encoding superoxide dismutase, with translation MPFDLPELPYAKDALAPHISATTFEFHHGKHHKAYVDNMNKLIEGTPHADKSLEEIIQAAHTDGNAALFNNAAQVWNHTFFWNSMKPNGGGAPTGELADRINHAFGGLDQFKDAFKQAGVTQFGSGWAWLVLDHGDLKIIKTANADLPLVHGQTALLTCDVWEHAYYLDFQNRRPDFLQAYLDYLINWDFAAANLAQAA
- a CDS encoding sterol desaturase family protein, with amino-acid sequence MKNLILSAIPFFLLTIILEAVWDKIKGTGFVTWKDSLTNIAIGTGSLLGKFIPTAAIYWFCWYISPFRIEPAWWSWAVVLLLDDFFYYWFHRISHESRFFWNMHVVHHSSDHYNLSVAVRQSWFGGLVAWVFYVPIALLGFPPEMVLTAHAINLLYQYWIHTQFVGRLGWLEWIFNCPTHHRVHHGVNEPYLDRNYGGILIIWDRLFGTFAEETEPVRYGIIKPLRSYNPLWANLHAWKEMFDAMRTRPTWREKWQCVWGAPAMNPPQPRTPDWQPETRATAQV
- a CDS encoding RDD family protein, which produces MSKWLVKIQGYEYETNIDELKQWVIEGRVLPEDMIFRQGLGWRIAREVPMLREAFEEQRKKPPSQQETSLSPSFHQPYAYQQANQYTLPTLFQRGMGFFLDNLSYSLFAAPGLLLLYLQESAATLEGIAPEEAVTATPYILMTLGTIVNFGLNVYLTSAYGGTVGKRLVGTVVLDRESKAFLSYGKSALREGLRFFLCNAGILKRVCCLLGLASVWLRFDSERRQVYDIILGSNVYEKAS
- a CDS encoding DJ-1 family glyoxalase III, with product MPKVLVPLAVGFEEMEAVIVVDVLRRAGITVVTASLTDHPTVTGSHDIPLVAETTLDAVAEDHFDAVVLPGGLPGATNLRDDARVARLVQRTAEQDGWVAAICAAPLALAAFGVLRGKRFTSHPSVREPLQAAGGEYVEQRVVVDGRTVTSRSPGTAFEFALELVAHLVDAATAQRLSQAMLVSPSTSGV
- the nth gene encoding endonuclease III, with protein sequence MKPPQSNSSSANADNHDLAAQRRRMQTVIRRLRRAYPDAHCSLNYRTPLELLVATILSAQCTDERVNLVTRELFQKYRTAADYARADLETLQEDIRSTGFYRNKAKALQGMGQRLVAHFGGEVPRTMEDLLTLPGVARKTANVVLGNAFGQAPGVVVDTHVTRLAKRLGFSAAPTPEKIERDLMAIVPRQHYVMLPHWFIFHGRAVCRARNPQCQSCILADLCPSAGQV